GGCGGACGTGGACGCGGTCGTCATGATCCAGGACCTGGCGATCGTGGACCGGCCGTACTTCACGTTCCAGGACATGAGCTTCGACGGGCTGCTGCACATCCAGGAGACGTCCGGCATCCCGCTGTTCCAGCACCTGACCACGGGCGAGCTGCGCCGCCGGCGGGAACGGCAGCTGGAGGTGTACGACCGGGCCGCCGGTGTGATCGCGATGAGCCACTGGCTGGCCCGGAACCTGATCGAGGTGACCGGCGTTCCCGCGGAGAAGGTGCACGTCGTGCACCCGGGCATCTCGGCCGGCGCGTCCGTCGAGGGGCCGCTGCCGGAGAAGACCGGCCCGCGCAACCGGCTGCTCTTCGTCGGCCGCGAGTTCCAGCGCAAGGGCGGCGACCTGGTGGTGGCCGCACTGGAGATCCTGCGCCGCGACTTCGACCCGGAGATCACGCTGACCGTGGCCGGGCCGCGCGAGTGGCCGATGGACGGCGAGATCCCGGACGGTGTCACGTTCCTCGGTGAGCGTTCGCTGGCCGAGGTGGCCGGCCTCTACGACACGCACGACCTGTTCGTGCTGCCGAGCCGGCTGGAGGCGTTCGGCATCGTGTTCGCCGAGGCGGCCGCGCGTGGACTGCCCGCGATCGGGCGGGACGCGTTCGCCATGCCGGAGATCATCCAGCCCGGCGTCTCCGGCGCGCTGGCGTCCGGTGACGACCCGTACGACCTGGCCAAGCTGATCGCGGAGACGCTGGCGGACGACAACCTCTTCGCGGAGTGCGCGGCCCGGGCCGGTGACGTCTCGTCCCGCTTCTCCTGGGACCGCGCCGGCGGAGACGTGGTCCGCGCCGTCGACGGCACGCTCGGCCTGCGCTGACCCGCGGCGACCGCGATGACCGCCCGCGGGCCGAGGGCGTGGGAGACTCGCGCTTGACGTCCGTCAACACAGGAGGCGTGCGCGTTGAACACCATCGGAGTGGTCGGCCTCGGCACGATGGGTGCCGGCATCGTCGAGGTCTTCGCCCGGAACGGCCTGGACGTCGTGGCGGTGGAGATCGGCGAGGCCGCGCTGGAGCGGGGCCGGGGCATCCTGACCGGCTCGACCGACCGGGCCGTGGCGCGCGGGAAGCTCGCGCCGGCCGACCGGGACGCGCTGCTCGGCCGGGTGCGCTTCGAGGTCGGGACGGACGCGCTGCGCGACGCCGACCTGGTGATCGAGGCGGTGCCGGAACGGCTGGACCTCAAGCGATCGGTCTTCGCGGAGCTGGACCGGGTCTGCAAGCCGTCCGCGGTCCTGGCCACCAACACGTCCTCGCTGCCGGTCACCGAGATCGCGGTCGGCACCGTCCGGCCGGACCGGGTGATCGGCATGCACTTCTTCAACCCGGCGCCGGTGATGAAGCTGGTCGAGGTGGTCCGGACCGTGGTCACCGCGGACGACGTGGTCGCGGACGTGGCGGCGCTCTGCACGCGGCTCGGCAAGCGCGGCGTGGTCATCGGCGACCGGGCCGGGTTCATCGCGAACGCGCTGCTCTTCGGCTACCTGAACCACGCGGTCACGCTGTACGGGAACGGGTACGTCTCGCGCGCGGACCTGGACACGGCGATGCGCGTGGGCTGCGGGTTGCCGATGGGCCCGCTGGCGCTGCTCGACCTGATCGGGCTGGACGTCGCCGCCGAGATCCTGGACACGATGTACCGCCGCGGTGGCCGGGACCGCCGCCACGCCCCGGCACCGCTGATCACGCAGCTGGTGACCGCCGGCTTCCTGGGCCGGAAGTCCGGGCGCGGCTTCTACACGTACGAGCAGCCGGGCTCCGCGAAGGTCCGCGCCGACGACGCCGGGCCGGACCCGGACGGCGACGCGGCGGCGGTGCGCACGATCGGCGTCGTCGGCGCGGGCGCACCGGCGGCCGGGCTCGTCGAGGCGTTCGCCACGGCGGGCTTCGCCGTCGTCGCGGTCGCCGGCCACGACGCGGGGGACGCGGACCGCGCGGAGCCGCCCACCTCGCTCCCGGCGGAGGGGCCAGTGGCGGACGGACCGGCGGCGGACGGGCGTGGCCGGGTCACCGTCGCGTCCGGTCTGGACCGGCTCGCCGAGGTGGACCTCGTGGTGGAGGCCGTCGACGGGGACCTCGCCGCGAAGAAGGCGCTCCTCGCGGAGCTGGACGCGGTCTGCGGACCCGGCACCGTCCTGGTCACCACCGTGTCCTCGCTGCCGGTGCTCGAGATCGCGATGGCCACCCGGCGCCCGGCGGACGTGGCCGGCCTGCACCTCACCGGCCCGGAGCTGGCCGAGCTCGTGCACACGATCCGCACCTCGCCGGGGACGCGGGCGACGGTTCGCGCCGTGCTGCGGCGGCTGGGCCGGACCGTGGTGTCCAGTCCGGACCGCGCCGGTCTCGTGGTGCGCGCGCTGCTCTTCCCGTATCTGAACGACGCGGTCCGCATGCTGGAGGCCGGTTACTCCACCGCGGCCGACATCGACGCGGCGATGACGCTCGGCTGCGGCTACCCGGCCGGTCCGTTCGAGATGCTCGACGCGATCGGGCCGGACACGGTGCTGGCGACGCTGCGCGCGCTCTACCGGGAGTCACGCGAACCGGGCCTCGCACCGGCGCCGCTGCTGGAGCGGATGGTGGTGGCGGGGCGGGGCTTCCGCACCGTCAACTAGGGGTTGACGCTCCGGCTAGCGTCAACCTATGGTTGACGAATGGCTACCGAACCCGTCATCCGGCTCGATGACCTCATCGAGCACGTCAAGAGTCAGCATCCGAACGGTGATCACCTGACCCGGGTCTCCGACGCGATCCTGGTCGGCGAGCACCTCGGCGACCTCTCCGACCACCTGGTCGGTCACTTCGTCGACCAGGCCCGGCGGTCCGGCGCGAGCTGGGCCGAGATCGGCCGCAGCCTGGGCGTCAGCAAGCAGGCCGTGCAGAAGCGCTTCGTCGGCGACCCGGCCGGGCTGGTCGACGAGAGCCGGTTCAGCCGGTTCACGCACCGGGCCAAGGTCGTCATGGAGCAGACGGTCAAGGCCGCGCGCGCGGCCGGCAACGACGTGGTGCGCACCGAGCACCTCGTCCTCGGCCTGCTCGACGAGCCGAACTCGCTCGCCGCGATGGCCATCCAGGACCAGGGCGTGTCGCTCGCGGACGTCCAGGTCGCGGTCGCCGGCGTGCTGCCGCCGCGGGTCGAGGGTGAGCTGCCGCCGCACCTGCCGTTCTCGGCCGGGGCGAAGAAGCTGCTCGACCTGATCGTCCGGGAGGCTCTGCGGCTCGGCCACAACTACGTCGGCACCGAGCACATGCTGCTGGCGCTGCTGGACGAGCACGAGGACGCGGGCGGCGCGGCACTGCGCGGCCTCGGCCTCACCAAGGAGCGCGCGGAGACCTGGATCGTCGCCACGCTCGACACCCTGAAGAAGTAGGCGAGCGGTCCGGGACGTGGTGGAAGACGCCCCGGACCCGCCGTCGCCTACTCGTCCGCCAGGGCCGCGACCGGCGCGACGCGAGCCGCGCGTCGTGCCGGGAGCGCGGCCGCGAGCAGCCCGATGACCGCGGCCACCAGCACCACCAGACCGATCCGGGGGTACGGCAGGGAGACCTCGGCCCAGGCGTGCGGGATCGACGCGTAGACGCCGGCCACCCCGAACCCGATGCCCAGCGCCACCCCGGCCACGGCCCCGATCAGCGCCAGCGTCATCCCCTCGGCCAGCAGGCTCGCGCGCAGCTGACGCCGGCTCAGTCCGAGCGCCCGGAGCAGCCCGAACTCGCGGGTCCGCTCCAGCACCGAGAGCGTGAGCGTGTTCGTGATCCCGGCGACCGAGATCAGCACCGAGAAGATCACCAGCACGCCGACCACGGCGAGCAGCGTGTCCACGGTCCGGTTGATCTGCTCGGCCCGGCTCCGCACGTCGGTGACCACGGCCAGCGGCACGGTGTCGGTCACGGACGCGACCGCGCGGCGCGCCGCCGCCGCGGTCACGTCGTCCTCGGTGAACACCCACAGCTCCGCGCGCCGCTCCACGCGCTGCACCTCGGGCAGCGCGACCAACCGCGCGGCCAGGTCCGCCGGGAGCCGCTGCCCGTCCGGCGCGGCCACCACGAAGTCGGTCGGGAACCGGCGCTGCAGTTCCGCCGCGGAGCTGGTGGCCAGCGACTGCGCGCCGACCAGGAACGTGGTCACCACCGTGATGCCGACGGTCAGCGCCAGCGCGGTCGCGGCCGCCCGGCGCGGCTGCCGCTCACCGGACCGCGCCGCCAGCCGCCCGCCGGAGCCGAAGACCAGCAGCGCCGGCCGGACCGCGAGCCGCCAGGCTGGCACGACCAGCACCGGGCCGAGCGCGACCAGCGCCAGCATGGCCGGGAGCGCGCCCGCGGCGGCCAGCACCACGGTGTTGCCGACCGCGCCGGCGCCCACCATCGCGGCCGAGACCAGCGCGAGCAGCGTGCCGGCCAGCACGCGGCGGCGCGACGCGGCGGCCTCGACCGGTGCGTCCGGGCGGCGCAGCGCCGCGATCGGGGCGAGCCGGGTCGCGCTCCGGGCCGGCCCGACCGCGGCCAGCACGGTCACGCCGACACCGGTCAGCGCGCCGAGCAGCACGGTCTGCGGCGTCACCTGCATGGGCGCGGTCATCCGGCCGTTGCCGAGCGACTCGAGCCCGGTGGCGCCGAACTGCCCGGCCAGCAGGCCGAGCCCGAAGCCGGCCACGGACGCGAACCCGCCGACGATCGCGGCCTCGGCCAGCACCAGCCGGAACAGCTGACCGCGCAGCGCACCGGCGAGCCGCAGCAGCGCCAGCTCGCGTTCCCGCTGGGCGACCAGGATGGCGAACGTGTTGTGGATGACCATCGCGGCGACCACCAGCGCCACCAGCGCGAAGCCGAGCAGGCCGGCGCGCATCATGGTCACGCTGCCGACCTGCGCGCCGGCCAGCCGGTCCGCGTACTCGGCACCGGTGCTCACCCGGGCACCGGGCAGCGCGGCCGCGACCGTGTCCGCGATCGTGCGCTGGTCCGCGCCGGCGACCCGGATCGCGCCCCAGCCGGACACCCCGGTCGCGGCGCGGAAGTCCGCGGGCGGCAGGAAGACGGTGAAGTAGGGGACGCCCTCGGCGAGCGCGCTGATCCGTACCGGATGCGGGTTCCGCCGGTTCGCGACGAGCGTCAGCGAGTCACCGGGCGACCAGCCACGCTCCGCCGCGGTGGCCGCGTCGACCACGGCCTCGCCCGGCCCGGGGAACGTGCCCGCGGTCAGGCGCAGCGCGGCCAGCTCCGGCCGCTCGGGCAGCGCCCGGATCATGGTGGCGGTCGCGCCGAGCACCGAGACCACGCGGCCGTCCGGGCCCAGCACCGGCGACTCCGCGGCGGCCTCGCCGGCCGCGTCCGTCACGCCGGGCAGCGCGGCCACCCGGGCCAGATCGGCGTCGGAGAACCGGCCGTCGGCGACCGCGCGGGCGGCCACCGGTTCGGCGTCCCGGGCGGCGTCCCGGTAGAGGCTCGCGGTCATGGTGTCGGTCAGGATCAGCGTGCCGGTCACGAACGCGACCCCCAGCGCGACGGCGAGGGCGGTCAGCAGCAGCCGGGTCCGGCGGGCCCGCAGCCCGGAGAGGAGAACGTTTCGCACGCCTTCCGACGCTATGGACGCGCGCCGCCGCGGTCGTCTGTCTCAGGTCGACCGCGCATCCTCCTCAGGTACACATTCAGCGGACCAAGCCGTTCCGGTAGGCGTAGACGACGATCTGCACGCGGTCGCGCAGGTCCAGCTTGGTCAGGATCCGGCTGATGTGCGACTTGACCGTGGTCTCCGCGACGAACAGCTCACCGGCGATCTCCGCGTTCGACCGGCCGCGCGCCACCAGCAGCAGCACCTCGTGCTCCCGGTCGGTGAGCGCGTCCGCCGGGCCGGGGCCGGCGGAGTCGTCCGGCAGGTACGGCGCGAATCGCTCCAGCAGCCGCCGGGTGGTCGACGGCGCCACCACGGAGTCGCCGGAGTGCACCACCCGGATCGCGGACAGCAGGTCCTCCGGCGGCGCGTCCTTGAGCAGGAACCCGGACGCGCCGGCCCGGATCGCGGCGAACGCGTACTCGTCCAGGTCGAACGTGGTCAGCACCAGCACCCGCGGCGGGTCCGGCAGCGCGCGGATCCGGCGGCACGCGGTCACGCCGTCCACGGTGGGCATGCGCACGTCCATCAGCACCACGTCCACCCGGTGCGCGCTGACCGCCTCGATCGCCTCGCCGCCGTCGCCGGCCTCGGCCACCACGGTCAGGTCCGGCTGCGTCTGCAACAGCATGCGGAACCCGGTGCGGACCAGTCGCTGGTCGTCCACCAGCAGGACCCGGATCATGCGCTCTCCTTGGTGAACGGCAGTTCCGCCCGGACCCGGAAGCCGCGCTCCGGCCCGGGCCCGGTCTCCAGACGGCCACCGGCCGCGCCGACCCGCTCCCGCATGCCGACGATCCCGTGGCCGCCGGCGCCGCCGGCCGGCCCCGCGCCGGTGTCCGTCACCTCGACGATCAGTGCGGTCCGGCGCCAGGCCAGCGTCACGGCCGCGGTCGTGCCGGGCCCGCCGTGCTTGAGCGCGTTGGTCAGCGCCTCCTGCACCACGCGGTACGCGGTCAGGCCCAGCCCCGCCGGGACCGGCCGTTCCCGCCCGGTGACCCGCAGCGTCGCCGGCAACGCCGCGCCGGCGACCAGCGCCGCGATCTCCGCCACGCCCGGCTGCGGCGCCGGGCCGTCCCCGGGACCACCGCGCCGCCCGCCGGCACCGCCCGGCCCGGCATCACCGCGGAGCCCGTCGTCGCCACGCGGCCCGGCGGTGCCGGGCGGTCCGGCGGTGCCGGGCAGCGCGTCGTCGCTGCGCAGGACGCCGAGCAGGCCGCGGAGCTCGGTCAGCGCCTCCCGGCCGGTCGCCGAGATCGTGCCCAGCGCCTCGCGGGCCAGGTCCGGCGCGGAGTCCAGCGCGTACCGGGCGCCGTCCGCCTGCACCACGATCACCGAGACGTGGTGCGCCACCACGTCGTGCAGCTCGCGGGCGATCCGGGCCCGCTCCTCCGCGACCGCGGCCCGGTCCAGCGCGCGGCGTTCCCGCTCCAGCCGGTCCGCGCGCTCGGCCAGCTGCTGGTACCAGCGGCGGCGGCTGCGGGTGGCGTCGCCCCAGATCCAGCCGACCGCGAGCGGCGCCGCGTAGACCGTCCAGAGCACCGCCACGCCGCCGGCCGTCAGCGCGACCGTGGCCTGGTCGCTGGTGGCCAGCCGGGCCACCACGAGCACCGGCGCGACCGCGATCCAGAACGGGCCGGACCAGCGGGCCCAGCCCGGCCCGTCGGCCGCGACCGAGTAGAGCGCCATCGGCATGGCCAGGTAGACGGGCAGGAACACGACCGTGTCCGAGACCGCGACCAGCGTCAGCCCGGCCGCCAGCACCAGCAGGTAGGCCGCGCCGGGCCGGCGGTGCCGCAGCACCATGCCGGCCACCAGCGCGAGCACCACCGGCCAGACCAGCACGCCGGCGAGACCGTCCGCGACCAGCGCGAACGGGATCGAGGCGACGCCGAGCGGCACGGCCACCAGCGCGGTCATGATCGAGGGGTGTCGCCGAAGCCACGCGTAGACCCGGTGCACCAGGCGAGCGTACGTGCCCGCCCGTACCCTTGATCCCGTGAGCCCGCGCCGTAACCACCGCCGTGCCGAGGGCGGTCCGGTCGACCGGGACCGCGCCCGTCAGGGTGTGCAGACCGTGCAGACGTGGAACGACGGCGAGTGGCTGGTCCGCGGCGTAGCGCCGACCAACGCGGTCAAGATCTATCGCTGCCCCGGCTGTCAGCAGACCATTCCGCCGGGCGTGGCACACATCGTGGCCTGGCCGGCGGACGGGCGCGGCGATCTCACCGACCGCCGGCACTGGCACAGCGGTTGCTGGAAGGCACGCGACCGGCGGCATCCGTCCGGTCGCTGAGAGGATTGCTGTCATGGCCCCGATCCGCGCGAACTCGATCCTGCCGGCCCACCGGGAGGACATCGAACTGCACACCGCCGACGGCCTCACGCTGGTCGGCGAGCTGGCCCGCCCGCTGGACCGCGAGCCGGTCGCCACGCTGGTCTGCCTGCACCCGCTGCCCACCCACGGCGGCATGATGGACAGTCACGTGTTCCGCAAGGCCGCGTGGCGGCTGCCCGCGCTGGCCGGCGTCGCGGTGCTGCGCTTCAACACGCGCGGCACCAGCAGCACGCGCGGCACCAGCGAGGGCACGTTCGACAACGCGCGCGGCGAGCGCTACGACGTCGCGGCCGCGATCGAGTACGCCGAGTTCGCGGAGCTGCCCAACGTGTGGCTGCTCGGCTGGTCGTTCGGCACCGACCTGACGCTCAAGTTCGGCTGCGACCCGTCCGTGGCCGGCGCGATCCTGCTCTCCCCGCCGCTGCGCTTCTCCCAGCCCGACGACCTGCGCATCTGGGCGGAGACCGGCAAGCCGCTGACCGCGCTGGTCCCCGAGTTCGACGACTACCTGCGCCCGGCCGAGGCGGTCTCCCGGTTCGCGGCCGTCCCCCAGGCCGAGGTGATCGGGGTCGACGGGGCCAAGCACCTCTGGGTCGGCGACGCCGAGACCGTCCTCAACGAGGTCGTCACCCGCGTCGCGCCCGGCGTGCCGGTCCCGCTCCCCACCGACTGGGACGGCCCGATGGAGTCCGGCGACTCCAGCGCGTACGCGGACCGTACGGTCGCCGCCTTCTCCGAGGTCCCGGTCACCGGCCCGGAGCAGCGCACCGCCTGAACCCGTTCGCCCCTGAGCGCACGCTCGGGGGCGAACGGTCAGAGCTCGCGGACCGGGGGCAGCTCCGCGGGGGCCGGCCAGCCCGGGAGCCAGGTGGCGCGCTGCGACCAGACCTCGCGCCAGTAACCGGCGCGGCCGGTGAGCCGCGCGCCGGCGGCCCGGAGCGCGATGCCGGTGACCAGCAGCGCCCGGCCGGCGCGCGCCCGGGCGGGGGACCAGCGCAGGCGCAGATACGTGGTCTTGCCGCGGAGGACCATGACGCGCTTGCCGACGCTGGTCGACGAGGCGCCGTTGACGTGCAGCACCTTGGCGTCCGGGACCAGCGTGGGCACCGCACCGGCGGCGGTGGCGCGCTGGGAGAGGTCGATGTCCTCGCTGTACATGAAGTAGTCGGGCGTGAAGCCGCCCAGCTCGGTGAAGAGCGCGCGGTCGATCAGCAGCAGGCAGCCGGAGCCGGCCGGGACCGGGCCGGCCAGGTCGCGCGGGCGGTCCGGCAGCTCCTCCGGGTTGAGCAGCGCGGACCGGCGGAAGACCGTGGAGAGGCCGGTGGCGAAGCAGAGGTAGCCCCACAGCGTGGGCAGCGCGTAGATCGACCGGCCGTCGTCGGCGCCGTGCACGTCGAGCGTGCGGCCGACGTAGACGCGGGACGCGGGGACGGCGCGGGCGAAGGTCAGGAACGCGCCGATCACGTCGCCGACCGGTTCCGCGTCCGGGTTGAGCAGCATCAGGTAGTCGCCGGTCGCGTGCGCGGCACCGGCGTTGACGGCCCGGCCGAAGCCGACGTTCACGGCCAGCCGGACCACGCGCACCTCGGGCAGCGCGGCCGCGATCGCGTCGGCGGAGCCGTCCGAGGACGCGTTGTCCACCACGATCACCTCGTACGACGCGAGGCTGGGCGTGCCGAGCAGCGTGCGCAGCCCGCGGATGGTCAGCTCGCTCGTGTTGTACGAGACCACCACGACACTCACGTCGGTCATGACGCCGGACTCCCCTCTACGCGGTGGTGACGCGGCGACCGGCACCGCACCGATGATCCGTGCGGGCGCGCGCTCACGCCGCTCCCGCCCGGCTCGACTCGTCCCGTTCCCAGGTGGTGCTCGGGGCGCGGCGGGCCTGGGCCGCGGCCAGCAGGGTGAGGCCGACGTAGATCACGCCGGCCGGGGCCAGCCAGGGCCGGCGCAGCACCACGTCGCGCAGCCAGGACCACCGGTCGGACCTCCGGGTGCCGGCCGAGGCCGCGCGCAGCGCCGTGTTGCCGGAGCGGACCCGGCGCAGGCGGGCCAGCAGGTCGGCGGTGCGGCGCGGGGTGGCGACCTCGGCGGCGGCCTCGTCGACGACCACGCGCTCGTCCGCGCCGAACAGCGAGTCGAGGAAGAGGTCGTCCGCCATCACGGCCGGGAACTCGCCGAACCGTGACCGGCCGGTGGCGGAGAGTGCGATCACGCCGCGCCCGAACAGGCCGGTGCGAACCGCGGGCAGCCGGTTGTGGATCGCGTAGTACGCGCGGACGGCCAGCGGGCGGCCGGTCAGGTCCGGTTCGCGGCGCGGGACCGCGACCAGCGCGCCGGTCCGGCGCAGCGCCTCGGCGAGCCGGTGCACCGAGCCCGGGGTCAGCACCACGTCACCGTCCACATAGATGCGTGGGAAGCCGGTGGCGGTGCGGTCGCCCGCGTTCAGCGCCGCGGTCTTGGAGCCCTCGGCCAGTTCGACCACGTGCACGTCGCCGCGGTCGCGGGCGATCGCGGCGGTGTCGTCGGTGCAGCCGTTCGGCACCACGACCACCTGCACCTCGGGGCCGGTGACGCGATCGAGGCACCGGCCGAGCATCGCCGCCTCGTTGTGGGCGGGAACCACCACGCTGATCACCAGGGCACGTTCCTTTCGGGGCAATCATTTGCCTCAGCGAGTCTTTCCGCGCACCCGTCGAAATGGCAAGAAGCTCAACGTTGTGAAACCTGTCGGTCCGGTGCGGCATGTCCGACTTTTCGCTCTCCAATGCGCCGCTTGTCGCTTAGCCGACACGCTCTTTGGCTTAGGTGACCTTGTAAACGTGCAGGCCAGGCGGCCAAAGTGGCGTGACGGCCGACAACTTTGAGAACCATCGAACAATGTTGTACGGCCTCGATTTCTACCGTTCGTGGGGAGTGGTTTACGTGGCCAGGGATCGGCGGCCGCACGTCGCGATCATCGTGGTGAATCTGCCCGTGGAACGGGATCGCCGGGTGATTCGTGAGTGCCTCGCGCTGGAGTCCGCCGGTTACCGGGTCACCGTCATCTGCCCGCGCGGATCGCAGGCCCTGACCCGGCTCCCCGGCACCCGGGACACCGCGATCCGGTCGTTCCGCCAGCCGTTCGCCGGCTCGGGCGTGCTCAGCTTCGCCGGCGAGTTCGCCTGGTCGTTCCTCTGCGTCACGCTGCACCTGCTCCGCCTGCTGGTCACCGACCGGGTCGACGCGGCCCAGGCGTGCAACCCGCCGGACGTGTTCTGGCCGCTGGCGCTGCTGATGCGCCTGATGGGCAAGCCGTTCGTCTTCGACCACCACGACCTCAGCCCGGAGCTCTACCGCGCCAAGACGGACACGCCGAACCCGGCGGTGCTGCGCGTCCTCACGGTCTTCGAGCGTCTCTCCATGGCGTGCGCGTCCTGGGTGCTGTCGACGAACGAGTCGTACCGGGAGATCGCGATCGGGCGCGGCCGGCAGGACCCGGCACGGGTCACCGTGGTGCGCAACGGCCCGGCCAGCAGCGAGATCACCCATGCGGCGGCGCCGGAGGCGGGCGGCCGGAAGCGGATCGTCTACCTCGGCGTGATCAACCCGCAGGACAACGTGCGCGCGGCGGTGCTCGCGGCGTCCCGGCTGGCCGAGATGCGCGGCCGGGACGACTGGGAGATGGTCATCGCCGGGGACGGCGACAGCCTGCCCGAGCTGCGCACGCTCGCCACCGACCTGGGCCTGGACGACGTCGTCTACTTCGCCGGCTGGCTCGGCGGCGACGAGGTGGACGCGCTGCTGGCGTCCGGCACGATCGGCATCCAGCCGGACCAGCCGGACCCGATGTCGAACGTCTCCACCATGGCGAAGACCGTGGAGTACGTGGCGCGCGGCCTGCCCGTGGTCGCGGTCGACCTGCTGGAGACGCGGCGCACCGCCGAGGGCGCCGCGGTCTACACGCCGTCCGCGCTGCCGGAGGAGTTCGCGAAGGCACTGGACGCGCTGCTGGACGACCCGGAGGGCCGGGAGCGGATGCGGG
This genomic window from Catenuloplanes niger contains:
- a CDS encoding sensor histidine kinase codes for the protein MHRVYAWLRRHPSIMTALVAVPLGVASIPFALVADGLAGVLVWPVVLALVAGMVLRHRRPGAAYLLVLAAGLTLVAVSDTVVFLPVYLAMPMALYSVAADGPGWARWSGPFWIAVAPVLVVARLATSDQATVALTAGGVAVLWTVYAAPLAVGWIWGDATRSRRRWYQQLAERADRLERERRALDRAAVAEERARIARELHDVVAHHVSVIVVQADGARYALDSAPDLAREALGTISATGREALTELRGLLGVLRSDDALPGTAGPPGTAGPRGDDGLRGDAGPGGAGGRRGGPGDGPAPQPGVAEIAALVAGAALPATLRVTGRERPVPAGLGLTAYRVVQEALTNALKHGGPGTTAAVTLAWRRTALIVEVTDTGAGPAGGAGGHGIVGMRERVGAAGGRLETGPGPERGFRVRAELPFTKESA
- a CDS encoding Clp protease N-terminal domain-containing protein; its protein translation is MATEPVIRLDDLIEHVKSQHPNGDHLTRVSDAILVGEHLGDLSDHLVGHFVDQARRSGASWAEIGRSLGVSKQAVQKRFVGDPAGLVDESRFSRFTHRAKVVMEQTVKAARAAGNDVVRTEHLVLGLLDEPNSLAAMAIQDQGVSLADVQVAVAGVLPPRVEGELPPHLPFSAGAKKLLDLIVREALRLGHNYVGTEHMLLALLDEHEDAGGAALRGLGLTKERAETWIVATLDTLKK
- a CDS encoding glycosyltransferase family 4 protein, with the translated sequence MSRIGFACLWAPNPIATWSHIPWHLRAAMRGHAEVPDVGVQIPHRAQTALKLMHVRWRNSRPVTTWKQSRLTDAFLRQAIQRGADAADVDAVVMIQDLAIVDRPYFTFQDMSFDGLLHIQETSGIPLFQHLTTGELRRRRERQLEVYDRAAGVIAMSHWLARNLIEVTGVPAEKVHVVHPGISAGASVEGPLPEKTGPRNRLLFVGREFQRKGGDLVVAALEILRRDFDPEITLTVAGPREWPMDGEIPDGVTFLGERSLAEVAGLYDTHDLFVLPSRLEAFGIVFAEAAARGLPAIGRDAFAMPEIIQPGVSGALASGDDPYDLAKLIAETLADDNLFAECAARAGDVSSRFSWDRAGGDVVRAVDGTLGLR
- a CDS encoding ABC transporter permease produces the protein MRNVLLSGLRARRTRLLLTALAVALGVAFVTGTLILTDTMTASLYRDAARDAEPVAARAVADGRFSDADLARVAALPGVTDAAGEAAAESPVLGPDGRVVSVLGATATMIRALPERPELAALRLTAGTFPGPGEAVVDAATAAERGWSPGDSLTLVANRRNPHPVRISALAEGVPYFTVFLPPADFRAATGVSGWGAIRVAGADQRTIADTVAAALPGARVSTGAEYADRLAGAQVGSVTMMRAGLLGFALVALVVAAMVIHNTFAILVAQRERELALLRLAGALRGQLFRLVLAEAAIVGGFASVAGFGLGLLAGQFGATGLESLGNGRMTAPMQVTPQTVLLGALTGVGVTVLAAVGPARSATRLAPIAALRRPDAPVEAAASRRRVLAGTLLALVSAAMVGAGAVGNTVVLAAAGALPAMLALVALGPVLVVPAWRLAVRPALLVFGSGGRLAARSGERQPRRAAATALALTVGITVVTTFLVGAQSLATSSAAELQRRFPTDFVVAAPDGQRLPADLAARLVALPEVQRVERRAELWVFTEDDVTAAAARRAVASVTDTVPLAVVTDVRSRAEQINRTVDTLLAVVGVLVIFSVLISVAGITNTLTLSVLERTREFGLLRALGLSRRQLRASLLAEGMTLALIGAVAGVALGIGFGVAGVYASIPHAWAEVSLPYPRIGLVVLVAAVIGLLAAALPARRAARVAPVAALADE
- a CDS encoding glycosyltransferase family 2 protein, encoding MTDVSVVVVSYNTSELTIRGLRTLLGTPSLASYEVIVVDNASSDGSADAIAAALPEVRVVRLAVNVGFGRAVNAGAAHATGDYLMLLNPDAEPVGDVIGAFLTFARAVPASRVYVGRTLDVHGADDGRSIYALPTLWGYLCFATGLSTVFRRSALLNPEELPDRPRDLAGPVPAGSGCLLLIDRALFTELGGFTPDYFMYSEDIDLSQRATAAGAVPTLVPDAKVLHVNGASSTSVGKRVMVLRGKTTYLRLRWSPARARAGRALLVTGIALRAAGARLTGRAGYWREVWSQRATWLPGWPAPAELPPVREL
- a CDS encoding response regulator transcription factor; this encodes MIRVLLVDDQRLVRTGFRMLLQTQPDLTVVAEAGDGGEAIEAVSAHRVDVVLMDVRMPTVDGVTACRRIRALPDPPRVLVLTTFDLDEYAFAAIRAGASGFLLKDAPPEDLLSAIRVVHSGDSVVAPSTTRRLLERFAPYLPDDSAGPGPADALTDREHEVLLLVARGRSNAEIAGELFVAETTVKSHISRILTKLDLRDRVQIVVYAYRNGLVR
- a CDS encoding glycosyltransferase family 2 protein; this translates as MISVVVPAHNEAAMLGRCLDRVTGPEVQVVVVPNGCTDDTAAIARDRGDVHVVELAEGSKTAALNAGDRTATGFPRIYVDGDVVLTPGSVHRLAEALRRTGALVAVPRREPDLTGRPLAVRAYYAIHNRLPAVRTGLFGRGVIALSATGRSRFGEFPAVMADDLFLDSLFGADERVVVDEAAAEVATPRRTADLLARLRRVRSGNTALRAASAGTRRSDRWSWLRDVVLRRPWLAPAGVIYVGLTLLAAAQARRAPSTTWERDESSRAGAA
- a CDS encoding alpha/beta hydrolase → MAPIRANSILPAHREDIELHTADGLTLVGELARPLDREPVATLVCLHPLPTHGGMMDSHVFRKAAWRLPALAGVAVLRFNTRGTSSTRGTSEGTFDNARGERYDVAAAIEYAEFAELPNVWLLGWSFGTDLTLKFGCDPSVAGAILLSPPLRFSQPDDLRIWAETGKPLTALVPEFDDYLRPAEAVSRFAAVPQAEVIGVDGAKHLWVGDAETVLNEVVTRVAPGVPVPLPTDWDGPMESGDSSAYADRTVAAFSEVPVTGPEQRTA
- a CDS encoding 3-hydroxyacyl-CoA dehydrogenase NAD-binding domain-containing protein; translated protein: MNTIGVVGLGTMGAGIVEVFARNGLDVVAVEIGEAALERGRGILTGSTDRAVARGKLAPADRDALLGRVRFEVGTDALRDADLVIEAVPERLDLKRSVFAELDRVCKPSAVLATNTSSLPVTEIAVGTVRPDRVIGMHFFNPAPVMKLVEVVRTVVTADDVVADVAALCTRLGKRGVVIGDRAGFIANALLFGYLNHAVTLYGNGYVSRADLDTAMRVGCGLPMGPLALLDLIGLDVAAEILDTMYRRGGRDRRHAPAPLITQLVTAGFLGRKSGRGFYTYEQPGSAKVRADDAGPDPDGDAAAVRTIGVVGAGAPAAGLVEAFATAGFAVVAVAGHDAGDADRAEPPTSLPAEGPVADGPAADGRGRVTVASGLDRLAEVDLVVEAVDGDLAAKKALLAELDAVCGPGTVLVTTVSSLPVLEIAMATRRPADVAGLHLTGPELAELVHTIRTSPGTRATVRAVLRRLGRTVVSSPDRAGLVVRALLFPYLNDAVRMLEAGYSTAADIDAAMTLGCGYPAGPFEMLDAIGPDTVLATLRALYRESREPGLAPAPLLERMVVAGRGFRTVN